The Virgibacillus dokdonensis genome includes a window with the following:
- a CDS encoding YugN family protein — protein sequence MKLENTGLEEEIIDLKPLDHVTAKHAFIRAGQWDYERVTYDYRIDSDEKGITYYIRIQGYAVEGDVDRGDAVIQMLTPLLGKHYYPHGVEYGEEENFPSDIVERAKSHISQLKTEINQLKQ from the coding sequence ATGAAATTAGAAAATACTGGATTAGAAGAAGAAATCATTGATTTAAAACCGCTTGATCATGTAACAGCAAAACATGCTTTTATCCGGGCAGGGCAATGGGATTATGAGCGGGTTACGTATGATTATCGGATCGACTCTGACGAGAAAGGCATTACATACTATATTCGAATCCAAGGCTATGCGGTAGAAGGCGATGTAGATCGTGGTGATGCAGTCATTCAAATGTTAACGCCGTTATTAGGTAAACATTACTATCCGCATGGGGTTGAATATGGGGAAGAAGAGAATTTCCCAAGTGATATAGTAGAACGAGCTAAAAGTCATATTAGTCAACTAAAAACAGAGATAAACCAACTAAAACAATAA
- the ytvI gene encoding sporulation integral membrane protein YtvI — MFRNITKRHWSLIFLTILLILFFIFVLPISIPLIVAFVTALILNPIIRLVQKKLKVNRKLSVTIVFLLFLIILGVVGTFTITRAVTQVVNFVEEVPQHFNELNRIYQDWEGQVQRYTDDLPNEFVRQVSSSIEANLNTLTTNAKETITIERIAQLVSSIPQYLISFIVYLIALFLFMLELPILKAKMYHMMTKETAEKVSFMNQRVTNVFLGFFKAQFLVSLIILAVTLIGLLFIAPEVAIIMTLIIWIVDLIPIIGSIAVLGPWALFMFMAGDTTLGIQLSILAIILLAIRRIVEPKVMGQHIGLSPLATLISMFIGLKLLGLLGFILGPLIVITFHSAKEAGIIKWNIKI; from the coding sequence TTGTTTCGCAATATAACTAAACGTCATTGGTCACTAATTTTTTTAACTATTTTATTAATCTTATTTTTCATTTTTGTTTTACCAATATCCATTCCTTTGATTGTGGCTTTTGTAACAGCACTTATTTTAAACCCAATAATAAGATTAGTGCAAAAAAAATTAAAGGTCAATCGGAAATTATCCGTAACCATTGTTTTTTTATTGTTTTTAATCATTCTTGGAGTAGTAGGAACGTTTACTATTACACGGGCGGTTACCCAAGTTGTTAATTTTGTAGAAGAAGTGCCACAACATTTTAATGAGTTAAATAGGATTTACCAGGATTGGGAAGGGCAAGTTCAACGTTACACAGATGACCTCCCAAATGAATTTGTAAGACAAGTATCTTCAAGTATTGAAGCAAATTTGAATACTTTAACGACCAACGCAAAAGAAACGATTACTATTGAACGAATTGCGCAACTTGTTTCATCCATTCCGCAGTATTTAATTAGCTTTATCGTATATTTAATTGCTTTGTTTCTTTTCATGCTGGAGTTGCCTATCCTTAAAGCAAAGATGTACCACATGATGACAAAGGAAACAGCAGAAAAAGTATCGTTTATGAATCAACGAGTGACAAACGTGTTTTTAGGTTTCTTTAAAGCGCAGTTCCTAGTTAGCTTAATCATTTTAGCTGTAACTTTAATTGGTCTTTTGTTTATTGCTCCCGAAGTTGCCATTATTATGACATTAATTATTTGGATTGTGGATTTAATCCCTATCATCGGCTCGATAGCTGTCCTCGGGCCATGGGCGCTATTTATGTTTATGGCGGGGGATACAACCCTTGGAATACAATTGTCTATACTAGCTATTATTTTACTGGCCATTCGTAGAATCGTTGAACCGAAAGTAATGGGCCAGCATATAGGACTCTCTCCATTGGCCACGTTAATCTCTATGTTTATCGGCTTAAAATTATTAGGATTACTAGGATTTATACTTGGCCC